The Conger conger chromosome 15, fConCon1.1, whole genome shotgun sequence genome contains a region encoding:
- the mespbb gene encoding mesoderm posterior bb: protein MDVSAPFLSYGAHYLWNGNSSDSEFCSLSSPDAPSPDLSLPSSPQTWVPGQGPRTTHSGGPQASVSPSSGEEGASYPKRRGRKSKNPSKQRQSASEKEKLRMRDLTKALHHLRTFLPPSVAPAGQTLTKIETLRLAIRYIGHLSAQLGHSEQGLSQGNEPQAGGRLGEPTGYCQHGSTPGFWGHPEAGQGQGAGAYRCAPGPPCPSQNPGGQQHGRFTATLEVSLRDELLNSSLDSLLQSPPCAETQSYQMYTRDHSLSSQIVPQEFWV from the exons ATGGACGTATCCGCTCCCTTTCTCAGCTACGGGGCTCACTACCTCTGGAACGGCAACAGCTCCGACTCCGAGTTCTGCAGTCTGTCGTCTCCCGACGCCCCTTCCCCGGACCTCAGCCTGCCCTCGTCCCCTCAAACCTGGGTCCCCGGACAGGGCCCTCGGACTACCCACTCGGGGGGCCCCCAGGCCTCGGTGTCCCCATCCTCGGGCGAGGAGGGAGCCTCTTACCCCAAGAGGAGGGGTCGGAAGTCGAAGAACCCCAGCAAGCAGCGGCAGAGCGCCAGCGAGAAGGAGAAGCTGAGGATGAGGGACCTGACCAAGGCCCTGCACCACCTCCGCACCTTCCTGCCCCCCTCCGTGGCCCCCGCCGGACAGACACTGACCAAAATCGAGACCCTGCGCCTGGCCATCCGCTACATCGGACACCTGTCCGCCCAGCTCGGGCACAGCGAACAGGGCCTCTCCCAGGGGAACGAGCCTCAGGCCGGGGGGAGGCTGGGGGAGCCCACGGGGTACTGCCAGCACGGTTCCACGCCGGGATTTTGGGGACACCCCGAGGCGGGGCAGGGACAGGGCGCAGGAGCGTATCGGTGCGCCCCGGGGCCCCCGTGCCCGTCGCAGAACCCCGGAGGGCAGCAGCACGGCCGGTTCACCGCCACGCTCGAGGTGTCCCTCCGAGACGAGCTCCTGAACTCCAGCCTGGACTCGCTGCTGCAGTCACCTCCGTGCGCAGAGACACAGTCCTATCAG ATGTACACCAGAGACCATTCCCTCTCCTCTCAGATCGTCCCACAGGAGTTCTGGGTTTGA
- the LOC133111102 gene encoding mesogenin-1-like: MDDVLSQLLLAADQPQWGCEALLGQVSPTSDPGYYSACSVSETAYNSACSFSDPAYNGVCQNSDLGYYSACGSVSPASSVDSGCFSPPTLPRGAADRSPLPHPVPAATAKAPVHQSPAQAGGRKSRSRHPGKKRQSASEREKLRMRDLAKAVSHLRNYLPTSVAPAGQTLTKIETLRLAIRYIGHLSAQLEEDRTQGAPAAFSPTLPVAQEVPQCSFQPTTAESLPAFQPGFTHSSDHLSPLFSYQTQE, from the exons ATGGATGACGTTCTCTCTCAGCTCCTGCTCGCCGCAGACCAGCCACAGTGGGGCTGCGAGGCGCTGCTGGGCCAAGTTAGCCCGACCTCGGACCCTGGCTACTACAGCGCCTGCAGTGTCTCGGAAACTGCCTACAACAGCGCCTGTAGCTTCTCGGACCCTGCCTACAACGGAGTCTGCCAGAATTCGGACCTTGGCTACTACAGCGCCTGCGGAAGCGTCTCCCCGGCCTCGTCCGTCGACTCCGGCTGCTTCTCCCCCCCGACCCTCCCTCGGGGAGCTGCGGACCGCTCGCCCCTACCCCACCCTGTCCCCGCGGCGACAGCGAAGGCGCCGGTTCACCAGAGTCCAGCCCAGGCTGGAGGGAGGAAGTCCCGCTCCAGACACCCGGGGAAGAAGCGACAGAGCGCCAGCGAGAGGGAGAAGCTGAGGATGAGGGACCTGGCCAAGGCTGTGAGCCACCTCCGCAACTACCTCCCCACGTCCGTGGCCCCCGCCGGCCAGACCCTCACCAAAATCGAGACCCTGCGCCTGGCCATCCGCTACATCGGACACCTGTCCGCCCAGCTGGAGGAGGACCGGACACAGGGAGCCCCAGCGGCCTTCTCCCCGACCCTGCCTGTTGCACAGGAGGTCCCACAGTGCTCCTTCCAGCCCACGACGGCCGAATCTCTGCCTGCATTTCAGCCCGGCTTCACCCACTCCAGCGACCATCTCAGCCCTCTGTTTTCCTACCAG ACACAGGAGTGA
- the LOC133111103 gene encoding aminopeptidase Ey-like, translated as MAKGFFISKTLGVVGIVVGAGAVATIIALSVVYAEEKSKNTVEGGPVTTTVKPSPTDPTAPTIPNTPAPPNDPWNRYRLPDSLVPESYNVTLWPRLELDGQGMYIFTGNSTVIFKCLKETDLILIHSNKLKLTRFNDAQAMLHTVDGSTAPTIKTTWLEEPTQYLVVQLDGKLTAGKSYGLYTEFRGELADDLAGFYRSEYYEDGVKKVVATSQMHPTYARKTFPCFDEPALKAIFYITLIHQPGTVALSNGKDIDTVNTTINGTAVTQTTFEPTKTMSTYLLALIVSDYRSIDSAEDKVLIRIWARKKAIADGHGDYALNVTGPVLKFFEGYYNVDYPLSKSDQIALPDFYFGAMENWGLVTYRETNLLYDPIMSSNANKERTASIIAHELAHMWFGNLVTLRWWNEVWLNEGFASYVEYLGTDYAEPTWNIKDLIVLNDVHRVFAIDALASSHPLSSKEDEIYKPEQITELFDAISYSKGASVLRMLSEFLTEEVFVRGLGTYLKEFAYSNTVGADLWDHLQRAANETNTPLPETVPEIMNRWVLQMGFPVVTINTATGALSQQHFLLDPNSTVDRPSEYFYKWYVPIRWMKSGLVQDQYWLMTDIDTNTDMAVTGADWVLANLNVTGYYRVNYDQTNWDRLLGQLNSDHQAIPAINRAQLVDDAFNLARAEMVDTTLALSTTTYLSNERDYMPWESALDNLEYFSLMFDRTEVYGPMQAYLRSKVRPLFDHFKQITSNWTDVPEGHTDQYNQVNAIRMACSTGVAGCEDLTRGWFREWMQDPNNNTINPNLRTTVYCSAIAAGGVAEWDFGWEMFRNATMASEAEKLRSALACTKEPWLLNRYLEYTLDPTKIRKQDATSTIVYIADNVVGQSLAWDFVRAKWEYIFTQYGASTFSFAQLISGVTKRFSTEFELEQLEQFKADNAEGGFGTGTLALEQSIERTKANIKWLAANQKQVKEWFENESKPKENFRE; from the exons ATGGCCAAAGGCTTTTTCATCAGCAAGACTCTGGGGGTAGTAGGTATAGTGGTgggagcaggagctgtggccaccATCATCGCCTTGTCGGTCGTCTACGCTGAAGAGAAGTCCAAGAACACTGTCGAGGGTGGGCCAGTGACCACCACGGTCAAGCCCTCTCCCACCGATCCAACTGCCCCAACCATCCCAAATACCCCTGCACCCCCTAATGATCCATGGAACAGGTATCGTCTGCCTGACTCCCTGGTACCTGAATCTTACAACGTGACCCTGTGGCCCCGACTGGAGCTAGATGGACAGGGCATGTACATATTTACAGGGAATTCCACCGTGATCTTCAAATGTTTGAAGGAAACGGACCTGATCCTCATTCACTCCAACAAGCTGAAGCTGACCCGGTTCAATGATGCCCAAGCCATGCTGCACACGGTGGACGGCTCCACTGCACCAACCATAAAGACCACCTGGCTGGAGGAGCCCACCCAGTACCTTGTGGTTCAGCTGGATGGAAAACTAACGGCGGGAAAGTCCTATGGTCTGTACACTGAATTCAGGGGAGAGCTGGCTGATGATCTAGCAGGTTTTTACAGGAGTGAATATTACGAGGATGGAGTCAAGAA AGTAGTTGCCACGAGTCAGATGCATCCCACGTACGCTCGGAAGACATTCCCGTGTTTCGACGAACCCGCGCTGAAAGCCATTTTCTACATCACTCTCATCCACCAGCCCGGCACCGTGGCTCTTTCTAACGGGAAGGACATTG ACACTGTAAACACCACCATTAATGGCACTGCAGTCACCCAGACCACATTTGAACCAACCAAGACAATGTCCACCTATCTGTTGGCTCTTATTGTCAGTGACTATCGTTCCATTGACTCAGCGGAAGACAAAGTtctg ATTCGGATATGGGCTCGTAAAAAAGCCATTGCGGATGGGCATGGAGATTATGCACTGAATGTCACTGGACCAGTCTTGAAGTTCTTCGAAGGCTACTACAATGTCGACTACCCTTTGTCCAAATCAG ACCAGATTGCGCTgcctgatttttattttggtgctATGGAGAACTGGGGACTGgtcacctacagagagacaaacCTTCTATATGATCCCATCATGTCCTCCAATGCAAACAAGGAGAGGACTGCCTCTATAATCGCACATGAACTGGCTCACATG TGGTTCGGGAACCTTGTGACGCTGAGGTGGTGGAACGAGGTCTGGCTGAATGAAGGATTTGCGTCCTATGTGGAATATTTGGGAACTGACTATGCAGAACCCACCTGGAATATT AAAGACCTGATCGTCCTGAACGATGTTCACAGGGTGTTTGCCATCGATGCCCTAGCCTCCTCTCACCCTCTATCCTCTAAAGAGGATGAGATCTACAAGCCAGAACAAATCACTGAGCTGTTTGATGCCATCTCCTACAGTAAG GGAGCGTCGGTTCTGAGGATGCTCTCGGAGTTCCTCACAGAGGAAGTCTTCGTCAGAGGACTTGGc ACCTACCTGAAAGAATTTGCTTACAGCAACACTGTGGGAGCAGACCTCTGGGATCATCTTCAGAGA GCTGCGAATGAGACCAACACGCCCCTGCCTGAGACTGTGCCTGAGATCATGAACCGCTGGGTTCTGCAAATGGGCTTCCCTGTGGTCACGATCAACACTGCAACCGGAGCTCTATCCCAGCAGCACTTCCTCCTGGACCCCAACTCTACTGTGGACCGGCCGTCTGAGTACTT TTATAAGTGGTATGTACCCATCAGATGGATGAAATCAGGACTCGTCCAAGACCAATATTGGCTGATGACAGATATAG ATACTAACACAGACATGGCAGTGACTGGAGCTGATTGGGTTCTAGCCAACCTCAACGTCACAGGGTACTACAGGGTTAACTACGACCAAACAAACTGGGACCGCCTCCTCGGTCAGCTGAACAGTGACCACCAG GCCATTCCAGCCATCAACAGAGCCCAGCTTGTTGATGATGCTTTCAATCTTGCAAG GGCAGAAATGGTCGACACAACATTAGCTCTGAGTACAACTACGTACCTTTCCAACGAAAGGGACTACATGCCATGGGAGTCAGCCTTGGACAACCTTGAATACTTTAGCCTCATGTTTGACCGCACCGAGGTCTATGGACCAATGCAG GCTTACCTCAGGAGTAAAGTCAGACCTCTTTTTGACCACTTTAAGCAAATTACTTCCAACTGGACCGATGTACCTGAGGGGCATACTGACCA GTACAACCAAGTCAATGCCATCAGGATGGCTTGTAGCACTGGGGTGGCCGGATGTGAGGATTTGACCAGAGGATGGTTCAGAGAGTGGATGCAGGACCCCAACAATAATAC GATCAATCCCAATCTGAGGACCACGGTGTACTGCAGCGCCATCGCTGCTGGGGGCGTGGCGGAATGGGACTTTGGCTGGGAGATGTTCCGGAACGCCACCATGGCCTCCGAGGCGGAGAAGCTGAGGTCCGCTTTGGCCTGCACTAAAGAGCCCTGGCTGCTCAACAG ATACCTGGAGTACACCCTGGACCCAACTAAAATTAGGAAGCAGGATGCCACCTCTACCATTGTGTATATCGCCGACAATGTGGTGGGCCAATCTCTTGCCTGGGACTTTGTCAGAGCGAAATGGGAGTACATATTCACACA GTATGGAGCCAGTACTTTCTCATTTGCGCAACTTATAAGTGGGGTGACTAAACGGTTTTCAACAGAATTTGAGCTGGAACAG ctggAACAGTTCAAGGCGGACAATGCCGAGGGTGGGTTTGGGACAGGCACACTGGCCCTGGAGCAGTCTATCGAGAGAACTAAAGCCAACATCAAATGGTTAGCGGCTAATCAGAAGCAAGTGAAGGAGTGGtttgaaaatgaatcaaaacCAAAGGAAAACTTCAGAGAATGA